The DNA window GCCGCCGAGCGGCAGGTCCAGCAACCTGTTAGCGTCTTGTCGCGCCGCTAGAGGCCGGTACATCGCGTAGAGCTGCAGCGCGGCCCGCGCCGCGCCACTTACGCCGGTTCGAGAGTTTTTAACGAATTTACCCAACCGCTGCTCTTCCGCCTCCAAAATAATTTCTTCTTTCGTAGCGCTGCAGGCGACATAGCCGTTCAGATGGTTTTGCAACGCCACGGCGGCGGTCAAGCGCGCAACCGCCGGCGGCAGTTCCTCGCTGCCCCGATAATCCATCAACAATTTGCGCCGCAAACGAACACAAAATGATTCGATCACCGGGTCGCAATTGATGCACTCCTGCATCAGTCGAATGAAAAGCTCGTCCTCGGAGAGCCGCTCCACGATCCCGCTATCGATCTTGCCGTGCTCGGTCTGGAGGCCATATTTGGCTGAAAGAATCTCACCTGCCGCCGCAGCCAATTTTCGGCCATCCATGCATCCGCCGTGGAAAGCGGCGATAGCAGCCGCTTCACATTCCTGCCAGCCGCCCCGCCGACGCATGTCATCGCTCAAACCGTGTCTGGCCACAAACTCGCTAAGTGCGATGATAATTTCACGATCGCGGGAAGCCTTGCTGAACGCGAGACGTAGCTCATCAAAGGCCTCTTCCTCTCGTCCCATATGCTCAAGCACATCCGCCCGTATGATTTTTGTCGGGGTGAGGCCGGGCGCCAGTTCGCACGCCTTGTCTGCCAAGGGAAGAGCTTCTTCCGGCTTTCTATGGCTTAAGAAGACGCGAGCCAAAGCTGCATAAACCAGCGGTTGGTTGAAATTCACCAACAGAGATTCCTGATAGACGTTGACGGCTTCCTCCAAGCGGCCCTGATCGCTTAATGCCTGTCCGAGACAAGTCAGCGCCGCCGCCCGATTATCGGGATCAATCTCCACCGCTTCGCGCGCCGCAGCTTCGCTCTGCCGCAAATCTCCGGCGCGGCGCAAACGGCCCGCCTCGGCGACCCTGCGCGCCGACTCTCTATGCAAATCCTCTTTCTTGTGATTTTCCACCAAAATTCGACGACCCCGGTGTCCGCTATGATTCCATTTGGGATATAGCAAAT is part of the Pseudomonadota bacterium genome and encodes:
- a CDS encoding tetratricopeptide repeat protein, which gives rise to MHRESARRVAEAGRLRRAGDLRQSEAAAREAVEIDPDNRAAALTCLGQALSDQGRLEEAVNVYQESLLVNFNQPLVYAALARVFLSHRKPEEALPLADKACELAPGLTPTKIIRADVLEHMGREEEAFDELRLAFSKASRDREIIIALSEFVARHGLSDDMRRRGGWQECEAAAIAAFHGGCMDGRKLAAAAGEILSAKYGLQTEHGKIDSGIVERLSEDELFIRLMQECINCDPVIESFCVRLRRKLLMDYRGSEELPPAVARLTAAVALQNHLNGYVACSATKEEIILEAEEQRLGKFVKNSRTGVSGAARAALQLYAMYRPLAARQDANRLLDLPLGGEAGRLILLTVREGRDLAAEAARIEASCPSVSRAQRVPEPAVLPWLHITRPQPGLLMSFLRHRVPRFTPPEWSAGACDILYPRCGSGQEAVGTALAMPGCRISAVDANIEALAYGAHRALKLGVGNIVFSAEDAISAAAGQKYHFIDARRGNSFASLRILAGLLLPGGLLRFDVACTERSAMLRSAFEFGAQHAQGSLQAARRDILRDSGSASVFLQRRREFYDLSGCFGLIAEAEQGGAGAEELADALSQEDLLLVGQFASSALRAEYQTGRPDDPDIKDLAKYEAFMRQNSEISGGMFRLLCQRQE